Proteins from one Impatiens glandulifera chromosome 2, dImpGla2.1, whole genome shotgun sequence genomic window:
- the LOC124926675 gene encoding aquaporin PIP2-7, producing MSKEVSDSHHGKDYVDPPPAPFLGTAELTRWSFYRALIAEFVATLLFLYVTVATVIGYKKQSGPCEGVGLLGIAWAFGGMIFVLVYCTAGISGGHINPAVTFGLFLARKVSLIRALGYMIAQCLGAISGVGLVKAIMKQPFNHLGGGTNSVSDGYNTGTALGAEIIGTFVLVYTVFSATDPKRSARDSHVPVLAPLPIGFAVFMVHLATIPITGTGINPARSFGAAVIYNNKKVWDDQWIFWVGPFVGALAAAAYHQYILRAGAIKALGSFRSNPTN from the exons ATGTCTAAAGAAGTTAGCGATTCCCACCACGGCAAGGACTACGTCGACCCACCGCCGGCGCCGTTCCTCGGCACGGCTGAGCTGACGCGCTGGTCCTTTTACAGGGCACTCATTGCCGAGTTCGTGGCCACACTCCTCTTCCTCTACGTAACCGTGGCCACCGTCATTGGGTACAAGAAACAGAGTGGCCCATGCGAAGGCGTCGGACTCCTAGGAATCGCCTGGGCGTTCGGCGGCATGATCTTCGTCCTTGTTTACTGCACTGCCGGCATCTCAGGAGGGCACATAAACCCTGCGGTTACATTTGGGCTTTTCTTAGCGAGAAAAGTGTCGCTGATAAGAGCATTGGGGTACATGATAGCCCAGTGTTTGGGTGCGATAAGTGGAGTCGGGCTGGTGAAGGCGATCATGAAACAACCGTTTAATCACTTGGGCGGCGGAACCAACTCAGTTTCAGATGGATACAACACCGGTACGGCTCTTGGCGCTGAGATTATCGGAACATTCGTTCTTGTTTACACCGTTTTCTCAGCTACCGACCCTAAGAGGAGCGCGCGTGACTCCCACGTTCCG GTGTTGGCTCCTCTTCCAATAGGGTTTGCTGTATTCATGGTCCACTTGGCCACAATCCCCATTACAGGGACCGGAATTAACCCAGCTAGAAGCTTTGGAGCGGCGGTTATTTACAACAACAAGAAAGTGTGGGATGATCAATGGATATTTTGGGTTGGACCCTTTGTTGGAGCATTGGCAGCAGCAGCTTATCACCAGTATATTCTCAGAGCCGGAGCTATCAAGGCGTTGGGTTCTTTCCGCAGCAATCCCACCAACTAG